The Coffea arabica cultivar ET-39 chromosome 3c, Coffea Arabica ET-39 HiFi, whole genome shotgun sequence genome contains a region encoding:
- the LOC113735902 gene encoding uncharacterized protein, with amino-acid sequence MPRSSRTGNLEFDPEIAKTARRLTKETKLLKQQPSATLLSGVERSFDLGDSSVELEDDFPGLDETMAAQRTLRELATPNVNQQPLCITYTDTEEAFELKSGLIHLLPIFRGIAGEDLHKHLKEFHVVCSTMRPHGITEEQIKLLAFSFFLADKAKDWLFYLPSGSITMWEGLKRQFLEKFFLASRAANIRKEICGIRQANGETLNEYWERFKQLCASCPHHQIPDQLLIQYFYEGLLPMERSMVDAASGRVLVNKTPDEAKLLISNMAENSQQFGTRSEGITRRVNKVNHVDLAHQLIELTTLVRQMAMGKVQTVKTCGICAAPEHVTDMCPTLQEDPYEQANAMGGMSGPPQWRNDPYAPTYNPGWWNHSNFSYAQKPSGFQKPFQQRQPVQQPFTSDSGMSLEDLVKSLADSTCQMRQDQQRFQQETRASIRILEAQMSQLASSLSNFENSGRKLPVQVIPNPMENVSTITLRSGKELQEYQNAVSKHDLEEQVEEETMKSPTQSLPRKEPRDAPPVVVTPPPPFSRL; translated from the coding sequence GCCTCGATCTTCTCGTACAGGAAACCTCGAGTTTGACCCGGAGATCGCGAAAACTGCCAGGAGGCTAACGAAGGAGACCAAGTTGCTAAAACAACAACCTTCCGCGACCCTGCTTTCCGGAGTTGAACGAAGTTTTGACTTGGGCGACTCATCAGTTGAGCTGGAAGACGACTTCCCTGGACTAGACGAGACAATGGCAGCCCAAAGGACTTTGAGGGAGCTCGCAACCCCGAATGTTAACCAACAACCTCTGTGCATCACATACACAGATACTGAGGAAGCTTTTGAGCTAAAATCTGGATTAATTCACTTATTGCCGATTTTTCGTGGTATTGCAGGTGAGGACCTACACAAGCACTTGAAGGAATTCCATGTAGTGTGTTCCACCATGCGACCTCATGGCATTACTGAGGAACAAATCAAGTTGCTTGCATTTTCGTTTTTCTTAGCAGACAAGGCTAAGGATTGGCTTTTCTACTTGCCATCAGGGTCCATCACTATGTGGGAAGGCTTAAAACGACAATTTCTTGAGAAGTTCTTCCTCGCTTCGAGGGCAGCCAACATCCGCAAGGAGATATGTGGAATAAGGCAGGCAAATGGAGAAACCCTCAATGAATACTGGGAGCGTTTCAAACAATTGTGTGCCAGTTGCCCGCACCATCAAATTCCTGACCAACTGTTGATCCAATACTTCTACGAAGGACTTCTTCCAATGGAGAGGAGCATGGTGGATGCAGCCAGTGGAAGAGTTTTGGTTAATAAAACCCCAGATGAAGCCAAACTGCTGATTTCAAACATGGCTGAGAACTCTCAGCAGTTTGGGACCCGGTCCGAGGGCATAACTAGGAGAGTCAATAAGGTCAATCATGTTGACCTGGCACATCAGTTAATAGAGCTAACAACTTTGGTTCGACAGATGGCAATGGGGAAGGTTCAAACTGTAAAAACATGTGGGATATGTGCGGCCCCCGAACATGTAACCGACATGTGCCCAACTCTTCAGGAAGATCCATATGAGCAGGCCAATGCCATGGGAGGTATGTCTGGACCACCCCAATGGAGAAATGACCCATATGCGCCCACATACAATCCAGGGTGGTGGAACCACTCCAACTTCAGCTATGCTCAGAAACCTTCGGGATTCCAAAAACCATTTCAACAAAGACAACCAGTACAACAACCATTCACATCTGATTCAGGTATGTCCCTAGAAGACTTGGTTAAATCACTAGCTGACAGCACTTGTCAAATGCGGCAGGACCAACAaagatttcaacaagagacACGCGCAAGCATTAGGATCTTGGAGGCACAAATGTCACAACTGGCTTCTTCATTGAGCAACTTTGAGAATAGTGGAAGAAAGCTACCAGTTCAAGTGATTCCCAATCCAATGGAGAATGTGAGTACAATTACTTTGAGAAGTGGCAAAGAATTACAAGAATATCAAAATGCAGTATCTAAGCATGATCTTGAAGAGCAAGTTGAGGAAGAAACAATGAAATCTCCAACTCAATCCCTTCCAAGGAAAGAGCCCAGAGATGCACCCCCAGTAGTGGTGACGCCTCCTCCTCCATTTTCCA